One Candidatus Dadabacteria bacterium genomic region harbors:
- the tsaD gene encoding tRNA (adenosine(37)-N6)-threonylcarbamoyltransferase complex transferase subunit TsaD, translating into MSYLILGIETSCDETSAAVVRDGKQMLSNVVSSQIDVHNAFGGVVPEIASRMHTEIILQVINQALETAETSAGEVEAIAVTQGPGLIGSLMVGISTAKALAFSHGKPLVGVNHLESHIAVAHLENEIDFPFVALIVSGGHTNLYMVRGFLDFELLGSTRDDAAGEAFDKGAKALGLGYPGGVEIDRLSKNGDPDAISFPRPFNNESPDFSFSGLKTALLNHIRKNPVKSEESLFDVCAGYQEAIVETLIDKTLNATRKNGVEGVVLAGGVACNSRLRQLSEERIRSKGINVFIPSPALCTDNAAMIATLGYHMYADNRVSALDISPYSTARRNQKNYVS; encoded by the coding sequence ATGTCTTATCTCATTTTGGGTATTGAGACGTCATGCGACGAGACTTCCGCAGCAGTGGTAAGAGACGGAAAACAGATGCTCTCAAACGTAGTTTCCTCTCAAATCGACGTTCATAACGCCTTTGGCGGAGTCGTCCCGGAGATAGCGTCGCGCATGCACACGGAAATAATTCTCCAGGTAATCAATCAAGCACTCGAGACTGCCGAGACTTCAGCGGGGGAAGTTGAAGCCATAGCGGTAACCCAGGGACCCGGACTCATAGGTTCGCTCATGGTCGGAATTTCGACCGCGAAGGCCCTTGCATTCTCCCATGGGAAACCCCTTGTGGGAGTAAACCATCTGGAATCGCACATAGCAGTGGCGCATCTGGAGAACGAAATTGATTTCCCGTTTGTCGCACTCATAGTTTCCGGAGGACACACGAACCTTTACATGGTAAGGGGCTTTCTTGACTTCGAACTGCTCGGAAGCACGAGAGACGATGCCGCGGGGGAGGCTTTTGACAAGGGAGCGAAAGCCCTCGGGCTCGGATATCCCGGAGGAGTCGAAATAGACAGGCTTTCAAAAAACGGCGACCCCGACGCTATCAGTTTTCCAAGACCGTTTAACAATGAATCCCCTGATTTCAGTTTCAGCGGGCTTAAAACCGCTCTTCTTAACCACATAAGGAAAAACCCGGTTAAAAGCGAAGAGAGCCTCTTTGACGTATGCGCCGGGTATCAGGAAGCCATAGTGGAAACTCTTATTGACAAGACGCTTAATGCCACGAGGAAAAACGGAGTGGAAGGCGTCGTTTTAGCAGGCGGAGTAGCCTGCAACTCAAGGTTAAGGCAGCTAAGCGAAGAGAGAATAAGAAGCAAAGGAATAAATGTTTTTATCCCCTCGCCCGCTCTTTGCACTGATAACGCGGCCATGATAGCCACGCTCGGTTACCACATGTACGCAGATAACAGGGTGTCCGCACTTGATATATCTCCTTATTCAACCGCTAGACGGAACCAGAAAAATTACGTTTCGTAG
- a CDS encoding sorbosone dehydrogenase family protein yields the protein MPTETLGETPPLEIPVDPMLSGISLPGDFSISLYSNEVPGARSLALGADGTLFIGTRSKTVYALSDTDGDNYAETVHIIADNLNTPNGVAFRDGALYVAEISRILRYDGIESRLSSPPAPVVIIDTLPRDTHHGWKFIRFGPDGRLYVPVGAPCNVCKRGDERYAAILRVNPDGTNLEVFAHGVRNTVGFDWHPESGVLWFTDNGRDNISRDQRINDNSPPDELNRAGESGLHFGFPYCHGADVQDPQFGSERSCDEFTSPQWELPAHVAALGMRFYMGSMFPASWKNVIFIAEHGSWNRIVPIGYRVTSVRLDELGNAASYDVFAHGWLGSDGTAWGRPVDVLVAPDGALLVSDDRRGAVYRISR from the coding sequence ATGCCTACTGAAACTCTTGGGGAAACACCGCCCCTGGAGATTCCCGTGGACCCAATGCTCTCGGGCATATCCCTTCCCGGGGATTTTTCGATCTCCCTTTATTCAAACGAAGTACCCGGTGCACGTTCGCTTGCTCTTGGAGCCGATGGCACATTGTTTATCGGTACTAGGTCTAAAACCGTGTATGCCCTTAGTGATACGGATGGCGATAACTACGCCGAAACTGTCCATATAATTGCGGACAACCTCAATACTCCAAACGGTGTTGCGTTTCGGGATGGGGCACTTTATGTTGCGGAAATAAGCCGGATTCTCCGCTATGACGGGATCGAAAGCCGTCTCTCATCTCCTCCAGCCCCCGTAGTCATCATTGATACGCTTCCTAGGGATACGCATCATGGGTGGAAATTCATCCGGTTCGGACCGGACGGAAGACTCTATGTTCCGGTCGGAGCGCCGTGCAACGTCTGCAAAAGGGGCGACGAGCGCTACGCAGCGATCCTGAGGGTCAATCCCGACGGAACGAATCTTGAGGTTTTCGCCCATGGAGTGAGAAACACCGTGGGTTTTGACTGGCATCCGGAATCTGGTGTGCTTTGGTTTACAGACAACGGAAGGGACAACATCAGCAGAGACCAGCGAATTAATGATAACAGCCCTCCGGACGAACTTAACCGTGCCGGGGAATCCGGACTTCATTTCGGTTTTCCTTACTGCCACGGGGCGGATGTCCAAGATCCGCAGTTCGGTTCGGAGCGCAGTTGTGATGAATTTACTTCTCCCCAGTGGGAGCTTCCTGCGCACGTTGCGGCGCTCGGCATGCGCTTCTATATGGGCTCCATGTTCCCCGCGTCTTGGAAAAACGTGATCTTCATCGCGGAGCACGGCTCATGGAACAGAATCGTGCCCATAGGTTACAGGGTGACCTCAGTGCGCCTCGACGAATTGGGGAACGCGGCTTCATACGATGTGTTCGCCCATGGGTGGCTTGGGAGTGACGGAACTGCTTGGGGAAGGCCAGTTGACGTTCTAGTTGCCCCCGACGGAGCACTGCTCGTATCCGATGACCGCAGGGGAGCCGTTTACAGGATTTCTCGCTGA